TGGACGAAGCCAGAGGTGTGACTGAGCTCCTCGCTGCCAACGGGCTCAGCCGGGGCGAGAACGGGCTGGAGATCGTGATGATGTGCGAACTTCCAGCCAATGCCCTTCTGGCCGATGAATTCCTGGAGTACTTCGACGGTTTCTCGATCGGTTCCAACGACCTGACCCAGCTCACACTCGGGCTGGACCGGGACTCCGCGCTGGTCGCTGAAGGCTTTGATGAGCGCAACCCCGCAGTCACCAAGCTTCTGGAAATGGCCATCACTGCCTGCCGCGCCCGGGGCAAATACGTTGGCATCTGCGGGCAGGGACCCAGCGACCACCCGGACTTCGCCGAGTGGCTGCTGGATCAGGGTATTAGCTCCATTTCGCTGAACCCCGACGCCGTTACCGAAACCTGGCTTCGCCTGGCACGAACCAGCAGCGAGACCTCCGTCTAAATGGAGGATCTGCAAAGAAACACCGTGGGGGAGGACCACGCGTCCAACCCCACGGTGTTCTTCCTCTCGGACAGCACCGGCATCACCGCCGAAACACTGGGAAACACGCTATTGAGCCAGTTCCCGGGCCAGCGGCTGGAGCGAAAAACCATCCCGTTCATCACCACCGTCGAGCAGGCGCGCGAGGTGGTGGCAACGATCGACAGGATGGCCGGCTCGGGGCCTCGGCCGATCATCTTTTCAACGGCGGTTGGCCAGGACATCCGTGCCGTGCTGGCCCAAAGCCGGGGCCTCTTCTTCGATCTGTTCGGCACACACATCGGCCAACTCGAGACGGCACTGGGCGCGTCCGCGAGCGGACAGCCCGGACAGGCCCACGGGCTCGGTGACGCGGTGCGGTACCAGTCCCGCATGGCAGCTGTTGAGTACGCAATAGAGCACGACGACGGTCAGTCGCTTCGGGCGCTCGAACGCGCCGAACTGATACTCATCGCCCCGTCGCGGTGCGGTAAAACTCCCACCACCATGTACCTGGCCCTCCAGCACGGCATCCTCGCCGCGAACTTCCCCCTGGTGGAGGAAGACTTCGACACCATGACCCTCCCGAAACCGTTGCTGCCTTTCGCGAGCAAATGTTTCGGGCTGAC
The sequence above is a segment of the Arthrobacter sp. StoSoilB22 genome. Coding sequences within it:
- a CDS encoding pyruvate, water dikinase regulatory protein — protein: MEDLQRNTVGEDHASNPTVFFLSDSTGITAETLGNTLLSQFPGQRLERKTIPFITTVEQAREVVATIDRMAGSGPRPIIFSTAVGQDIRAVLAQSRGLFFDLFGTHIGQLETALGASASGQPGQAHGLGDAVRYQSRMAAVEYAIEHDDGQSLRALERAELILIAPSRCGKTPTTMYLALQHGILAANFPLVEEDFDTMTLPKPLLPFASKCFGLTSQPVRLSQIRQERRPGSNYASLNQCAFELRNAEDMYQANNIPYVNSASMSVEEISATVLQRMQLHH